One Brassica napus cultivar Da-Ae chromosome A5, Da-Ae, whole genome shotgun sequence DNA window includes the following coding sequences:
- the LOC125608584 gene encoding uncharacterized protein LOC125608584, translated as MSFYFDSREWMDQRIDPESNSVSEVFLGGINAFLQFACNQADYIERQTLLCPCARCKNVKQRDAKVVSRHLFLYGFKGNYYVWTSHGEKFYTVGESSGANHSTGEEEMWENPTWNAHENHYQSNPEVPAEPIEETEVAEPYRDSVFEAFEAASQPLYEGCADGITQLSLASRMMKVKTDYNLAEACVDEISEVFKKMLPQPNNAPATYYETKKLTRGLGLPLHKIDVCVKNCMLFWKEDANLVSCKFCREDRYYPNNGKGKNKPKQRMFYLPIADRLKRLYQLEATASNMRWHKEHVTPEGEMHHPSDAIAWKHFNEVYPGFAAESRNIYLCLSTDGFNPIGMNGEAHSLWPVIVTPYNLPPGMCMKREFLYLSVLVPGPKHPRKSLDIYLQPLIEELQMLWEDGVEAYDISMKEIFKMRAVLMWTISDFPAYGMLSGWTTHGRLSCPYCQDETGAFWLTNGRKHSWFDCHRRFLDADHPYRKNTQAFRRGKTVLDPPPPWLTGEEIFRERINNIEGLSKSVDCGGNGHDNPSKKISGYGVTHNWVKKSIFWELPYWENHLLRHSLDFMHIEKNFFDNLTNTVLNAPGKTKDNIKSRLDLPALCKRRDLEMKEDGTMPIPIFRLPNAGKRAFLLWLKNDIKFPDGYSSKFSRCIDESNLKLHGLKSHDCHVIMERLYPFAFAELLPKHVHTAIRDIALFFRDISSKILKESDVGLLKANIGVKLCNLEKIFPPSFFDVMQHLLVHLPDEVALGGPVHFRWMYVFERYMYHLKKMVKNKAHIAGSIVAQWINEEISNASSTFFGHPEIMSIPEGPSDIRFSYNYPDIPSLFYHEGRISGQCSTGWLNDEDNTVLQTFMMLNCETFAPYERMFEEYMTLSVPDITPAAMQKAKDTKFAEWCKDYINDATQFYTFPMWMLDFVQGPRRSYRSWPIYHTRGYTFHTHNHGQNKKTQHYGVCVPGTNETDYYGLIQEIMMVEYHGDVGLKVMVFKCSWFDPTENRGMRIHPFGLVDVSPRRQYAKYDPFVLPGNCDQACFIPYPRVRRQSVDDWWACAKIFPRGIRETSEIALTAWQDDRRDQVAESSLLRVETHVVDDVSDYDITPVNPPDDEYVSDGDVEADRDSDDGSE; from the exons aTGTCTTTCTACTTTGATTCAAGGGAATGGATGGATCAAAGGATTGATCCTGAGAGTAATTCTGTTTCAGAAGTGTTTCTTGGAGGCATTAACGCATTTCTTCAATTTGCGTGTAATCAAGCGGATTACATAGAGCGGCAAACGTTATTGTGTCCGTGTGCTCGATGCAAAAATGTGAAGCAACGAGATGCAAAAGTTGTTTCAAGACATCTATTCTTATATGGTTTTAAGGGAAATTACTACGTTTGGACAAGTCATGGAGAAAAATTCTACACCGTTGGTGAGAGTTCTGGAGCGAATCATTCAACGGGCGAAGAAGAAATGTGGGAGAATCCTACTTGGAATGCTCATGAAAATCACTACCAGAGTAATCCGGAAGTACCAGCGGAACCTATAGAAGAGACGGAGGTAGCAGAGCCATATCGTGATAGTGTTTTTGAAGCATTTGAAGCAGCCAGTCAACCTCTCTACGAAGGATGTGCAGACGGAATAACTCAGTTGTCTCTTGCTTCTCGGATGATGAAAGTGaagacggattataatttggcgGAAGCTTGTGTTGATGAGATTTctgaagtttttaagaaaatgctTCCGCAGCCGAATAATGCTCCAGCAACATATTACGAGACAAAGAAACTGACACGAGGGCTTGGGTTACCCCTACATAAGATTGATGTTTGCGTGAAGAATTGTATGCTATTTTGGAAGGAAGATGCGAATTTGGTTAGTTGTAAGTTTTGTAGAGAAGATCGCTACTATCCGAACAATGGAAAAGGAAAAAACAAGCCAAAGCAGAGAATGTTTTACTTGCCTATTGCAGATCGTCTGAAACGTCTGTACCAACTCGAGGCGACAGCTTCCAATATGCGGTGGCATAAGGAGCATGTGACTCCGGAAGGCGAAATGCATCACCCATCTGATGCCATAGCGTGGAAACACTTTAATGAGGTATATCCTGGATTTGCTGCTGAAAGCCGGAATATTTATCTATGTTTATCAACAGATGGGTTTAATCCGATTGGTATGAATGGAGAAGCACATTCCCTTTGGCCCGTTATTGTAACTCCATACAATTTGCCTCCGGGAATGTGTATGAAAAGAGAATTCCTTTACCTTTCGGTGCTAGTTCCGGGGCCCAAACATCCAAGAAAAAGCCTAGATATTTACCTTCAGCCATTGATTGAAGAATTACAGATGTTATGGGAGGATGGTGTGGAGGCATATGATATCTCAATGAAAGAAATATTCAAAATGCGAGCAGTTTTGATGTGGACGATAAGCGATTTTCCAGCTTATGGGATGCTTTCAGGTTGGACGACTCATGGTCGGTTGTCCTgcccatattgtcaagatgagaCTGGTGCATTCTGGTTAACTAACGGAAGGAAACATAGTTGGTTTGATTGCCACAGAAGATTTTTAGATGCGGATCATCCTTACAGAAAAAACACTCAAGCATTTAGACGGGGAAAAACAGTTTTAGATCCTCCTCCTCCGTGGTTGACCGGAGAAGAAATATTCCGTGAAAGGATAAACAATATAGAAGGGTTATCAAAATCTGTTGATTGTGGAGGGAATGGACATGATAATCCATCCAAGAAAATATCCGGATATGGAGTTACTCACAATTGGGTAAAAAAGAGTATCTTCTGGGAGTTACCGTATTGGGAAAATCATCTACTTCGGCATAGCCTTGAtttcatgcatattgagaaaaaCTTCTTCGATAACCTGACGAACACGGTGTTAAATGCTCCTGGAAAGACGAAAGACAATATCAAAAGCAGATTGGATCTTCCAGCATTATGCAAAAGGCGAGATTTAGAGATGAAAGAGGATGGAACGATGCCCATCCCAATATTCAGGCTGCCAAATGCGGGAAAAAGAGCATTCCTTCTATGGTTGAAAAATGACATAAAATTTCCCGATGGATACTCCTCCAAATTTAGTCGATGTATTGACGAAAGCAATTTAAAGCTACATGGACTGAAAAGTCACGATTGTCATGTCATAATGGAACGACTATATCCATTTGCGTTCGCTGAACTCCTTCCAAAACATGTTCACACAGCGATTAGAG ataTTGCCCTCTTCTTCCGAGATATCTCTTCGAAGATTTTGAAAGAGTCAGATGTTGGCCTTTTAAAGGCAAATATCGGTGTGAAGCTATGTAACTTGGaaaagatatttcctccatcgtTCTTCGATGTTATGCAACATCTTCTTGTGCACCTTCCAGATGAGGTAGCCTTAGGTGGTCCCGTCCATTTTAGATGGATGTATGTATTTGAAAGATACATgtaccatttgaagaagatggtcaaaaataaAGCACACATCGCTGGTTCGATAGTTGCACAATGGATAAACGAGGAGATTTCAAATGCTTCCTCTACCTTTTTTGGACATCCTGAAATCATGAGCATTCCAGAAGGTCCGAGTGATATTCGCTTTTCATACAATTATCCGGATATACCATCCTTGTTTTACCATGAAGGGCGAATCAGTGGTCAATGCTCAACTGGTTGGTTGAATGATGAAGATAACACTGTTCTCCAGACATTTATGATGCTCAACTGTGAAACGTTTGCTCCATATGAAAG GATGTTTGAAGAATATATGACTCTAAGTGTTCCTGATATTACTCCGGCTGCAATGCAAAAAGCAAAAGACACCAAATTCGCTGAGTGGTGCAAAGACTAT ATTAATGATGCGACTCAGTTTTACACATTTCCTATGTGGATGTTGGATTTTGTACAAGGTCCTAGGCGTAGTTATAGGTCTTGGCCAATATATCACACACGTGGATACACTTTCCACACTCATAACCACGGTCAAAATAAGAAAACTCAACATTATGGTGTATGTGTACCTGGAACCAATGAGACAGACTACTATGGTCTCATACAAGAGATTATGATGGTGGAGTATCATGGTGATGTTGGCTTGAAAGTTATGGTTTTTAAATGTTCGTGGTTTGACCCGACGGAAAATCGCGGTATGAGAATACATCCATTTGGTCTTGTTGATGTCTCACCACGAAGACAATATGCAAAATATGATCCTTTCGTATTACCag GTAACTGTGATCAAGCATGTTTTATTCCTTATCCACGGGTACGTCGACAATCAGTCGATGACTGGTGGGCTTGTGCCAAAATTTTTCCCCGAGGAATCCGAGAAACGTCCGAAATTGCTTTAACGGCATGGCAAGATGATAGACGTGATCAGGTTGCTGAAAGTTCATTGTTACGGGTGGAAACACATGTTGTTGATGATGTGTCCGATTATGATATTACTCCAGTGAATCCTCCGGACGATGAATATGTATCAGATGGTGATGTAGAAGCAGACCGTGATTCAGACGATGGTTCAGAATag
- the LOC125609545 gene encoding lysine histidine transporter-like 8, producing MDERPETELISIPATPRVSTPEILTPSGQRSPRPATKSSSAAWTPTSFISPRFLSPIGTPMKRLLVNMKGYLEEVGHLTKLNPQDAWLPITESRNGNAHYAAFHNLNAGVGFQALVLPVAFAFLGWSWGILSLTIAYIWQLYTLWILVQLHEAVPGKRYNRYVELAQAAFGERLGVWLALFPTVYLSAGTATALILIGGETMKLFFQIVCGPLCASNPLTTVEWYLVFTSLCIVLSQLPNLNSIAGLSLIGAVTAITYSTMVWVLSVSQPRPATISYEPLSMPSLSGSVFSVLNALGIVAFAFRGHNLVLEIQSTMPSTFKHPAHVPMWRGAKVSYFFIALCIFPISIGGFWAYGNLMPSGGMLAALYEFHIHDIPRGLLATAFLLVVFSCLSSFQIYSMPAFDSFEAGYTSRTNKPCSIWVRSGFRVFFGFVSFFIGVALPFLSSLAGLLGGLTLPVTFAYPCFMWVLIKKPAKYSFNWYFHWGLGWLGVAFSLAFSIGGIWSMVTQGLKLKFFSPN from the exons ATGGACGAGAGACCCGAGACAGAGCTAATATCAATACCTGCAACGCCGCGTGTCTCCACTCCAGAGATTCTAACTCCGTCCGGTCAAAGATCTCCTCGTCCCGCCACTAAATCCTCCTCGGCGGCATGGACTCCTACTTCCTTCATATCGCCGAGGTTCTTGAGTCCCATTGGAACTCCTATGAAACGTCTTCTTGTCAACATGAAAGGATATCTAGAGGAAGTGGGTCATCTCACTAAGCTCAACCCACAAGACGCTTGGCTTCCTATCACTGAGTCTCGTAACGGAAACGCTCACTATGCCGCGTTTCATAACCTAAACGCTGGTGTTGGGTTTCAAGCTCTCGTTCTCCCCGTCGCGTTTGCGTTTCTTGGCTG GAGTTGGGGAATTCTATCACTGACAATAGCCTATATTTGGCAACTCTACACACTGTGGATTCTAGTTCAGTTACACGAAGCCGTCCCGGGGAAACGTTATAATCGATATGTTGAGCTTGCACAAGCTGCGTTTG GAGAAAGATTGGGAGTTTGGCTTGCATTGTTTCCTACGGTTTACTTATCAGCAGGAACCGCGACAGCTCTGATTTTGATCGGTGGAGAGACAATGAAACTCTTCTTCCAAATAGTCTGTGGTCCATTATGCGCCTCGAACCCTTTAACAACAGTTGAATGGTATCTGGTGTTTACTTCTCTATGCATCGTTCTGTCTCAACTTCCAAACCTCAATTCCATCGCGGGACTCTCCTTAATAGGAGCAGTGACTGCGATAACTTACTCTACAATGGTTTGGGTTCTCTCTGTTAGTCAACCAAGACCAGCCACTATTTCCTACGAGCCACTTTCTATGCCTTCGCTTTCTGGTTCGGTTTTTTCTGTGTTGAATGCTCTTGGTATTGTAGCTTTTGCCTTCAGAGGTCACAACTTGGTTCTTGAAATTCAG TCGACGATGCCATCGACGTTTAAGCATCCAGCTCATGTACCAATGTGGAGAGGAGCCAAAGTTTCTTACTTCTTCATTGCTCTGTGTATCTTTCCAATCTCCATCGGAGGTTTTTGGGCTTATGGGAACCTT ATGCCTTCTGGAGGTATGCTCGCTGCTCTTTATGAATTCCACATTCACGACATTCCTCGAGGTTTATTGGCGACGGCATTTCTCCTAGTAGTCTTCAGCTGCCTGAGCAGCTTTCAGATATACTCTATGCCCGCCTTTGACAGCTTTGAGGCTGGCTACACAAGCCGAACCAACAAGCCATGTTCAATCTGGGTCAGATCAGGTTTTAGAGTCTTTTTTGGCTTTGTCTCCTTTTTCATCGGCGTTGCACTCCCTTTCCTGTCTAGTCTCGCTGGTTTGCTCGGTGGACTCACCCTTCCGGTCACGTTTGCTTATCCTTGCTTCATGTGGGTTTTGATCAAGAAACCGGCCAAGTACAGTTTCAATTGGTATTTCCACTGGGGATTGGGTTGGTTAGGAGTTGCATTCAGCTTGGCATTCTCCATAGGTGGGATATGGAGTATGGTTACTCAAGGACTTAAGCTTAAGTTCTTCAGTCCTAACTGA